The following coding sequences are from one Homalodisca vitripennis isolate AUS2020 chromosome 7, UT_GWSS_2.1, whole genome shotgun sequence window:
- the LOC124365772 gene encoding radical S-adenosyl methionine domain-containing protein 2-like, translating to MIISYRFFIGIIYYVSGFLSSLIKYLKYIFLSNSSCKLQGNTVSKHKKIIPKSVNYHFTRQCNYQCGFCFHTALNSYVLPLDDAKRGLRMLTSSGMEKINFSGGEPFIHERGEYLGHLVQFCKQDLQLPSVSIVSNGSLIRESWFKKYGEYLDILAISCDSFDEDTNKVIGRGQGQGGRSHVDKLRKIRDWCDQYRVAFKVNTVVNTYNIDEDMSENIGCLNPVRWKVFQCLLLEGENVGPTALRNAERFYISDEQFQTFLERHSHVSCLVPESNTKMQNSYLILDEYMRFLDCRSGAKKPSLSLLDVGVANALDHSGFDEKMFKKRGGVYTWSKKDLLLDW from the exons ATGATTATTTCATACAGATTTTTTATTGGGATCATTTACTATGTTAGTGGGTTTTTAAGCAGTTTGATTAAgtatttaaagtacattttccTTTCAAATAGTTCATGCAAATTGCAGGGAAATACGGTTTCAAAACACAAGAAGATTATTCCCAAAAGCGTAAATTATCATTTCACAAGGCAATGTAATTATCAATGTGGATTTTGCTTTCATACAGCTCTTAATTCCTATGTTTTACCACTGGATGATGCAAAACGTGGATTAAGAATGTTAACATCTTCAG GAATGGAAAAGATCAATTTTTCTGGTGGTGAACCGTTCATACATGAGCGAGGAGAGTACTTAGGGCATCTTGTACAGTTCTGCAAGCAAGACCTCCAGTTGCCCAGTGTGTCTATAGTCAGCAATGGTAGCCTTATACGCGAGTCTTGGTTCAAAAAGTATG GGGAGTACTTGGACATACTGGCCATATCCTGTGATTCCTTTGATGAAGATACCAACAAAGTGATAGGCCGAGGCCAGGGACAAGGTGGTCGCAGTCACGTAGACAAACTGCGGAAGATCCGGGACTGGTGCGACCAGTACAGAGTGGCCTTCAAGGTCAACACAGTCGTCAACACCTACAACATCGATGAAGACATGTCGGAGAATATTGGGTGTCTGAATCCCGTCAGATGGAAG GTGTTCCAGTGCCTGCTGCTGGAAGGAGAGAACGTGGGTCCGACCGCACTGAGGAATGCAGAACGCTTTTACATCTCGGACGAGCAGTTCCAGACTTTCCTAGAACGGCACAGCCACGTCTCATGTCTAGTGCCGGAAAGCAACACCAAG atgcAAAACAGCTATCTAATTCTTGATGAATAC ATGAGATTCTTGGATTGCCGCTCTGGGGCCAAGAAGCCTTCCTTGTCACTCCTAGATGTAGGAGTAGCCAATGCTCTTGACCATTCCGGTTTTGATGAGAAAATGTTCAAGAAACGCGGAGGCGTCTACACCTGGAGCAAGAAGGATCTCCTTCTCGACTGGtga